A DNA window from Arachis hypogaea cultivar Tifrunner chromosome 18, arahy.Tifrunner.gnm2.J5K5, whole genome shotgun sequence contains the following coding sequences:
- the LOC112773023 gene encoding uncharacterized protein: protein MYTFVFLWTPALSPNDEEIPHGFIFATFMLSSMLGSSLASRLMARTSLRVEGYMQIVFAVSAASLILPILTTFVVSPTKEKGGGISFTGSIQLLGFCTFESCVGIFWPSIMKMRPQYISEEARSTIMNFFCIPLNIFVCVVLYNVDAFPITVMFGMCSIFLMVACILQRRLMVIAEKPKAGEWQMKERDTESEPLNI from the exons ATGTATACCTTTGTGTTCCTATGGACTCCTGCATTGAGCCCAAACGATGAAGAAATTCCACATGGTTTTATTTTTGCAACATTCATGTTATCTTCAATGTTGGGAAGCTCACTGGCATCTAGGTTGATGGCTCGCACATCACTCCGAGTAGAGGGCTACATGCAGATTGTTTTTGCAGTTTCTGCTGCTTCTCTAATACTTCCCATTTTGACCACT TTCGTTGTGTCTCCTACAAAGGAGAAAGGTGGAGGCATCTCATTTACTGGTTCCATTCAGCTTCTTGGCTTCTGTACTTTCGAGAGTTGTGTTGGCATATTCTGGCCATCTATTATGAAGATGAGACCTCAATACATTTCGGAGGAGGCTAGGAGCACAATCATGAACTTCTTCTGCATTCCTCTAAACATTTTTGTGTGTGTTGTGCTGTACAAC GTTGATGCATTCCCTATCACTGTGATGTTTGGCATGTGCTCAATTTTCCTGATGGTTGCCTGTATCTTACAAAGGCGACTGATGGTCATTGCAGAAAAGCCAA AAGCAGGAGAATGGCAAATGAAGGAAAGAGACACTGAATCAGAGCCATTGAACATCTAA